A portion of the Salmo trutta chromosome 1, fSalTru1.1, whole genome shotgun sequence genome contains these proteins:
- the LOC115202827 gene encoding uncharacterized protein LOC115202827 isoform X4, which yields MAKPIYGGWLCLAAEGTDFDNPIQRSRKWQRRFFILYEHGSMSFALDELTSTLPQGTVNMNLCTAVIDAEPKTGQRNALCIITPEQEFFIRGENKEIINGWSEQLVVYPRTYKQNQNKKRKVEPTTSQEPSPAKMAATEPSFSVMKSGDPRSSLWQGERPSGGPDVAPVWTVTDTDPLGLDETSAGHDLHYLPSASSDSLTFDSSLRLSNGSCISSSVSSLDSVASEGTDTSSNSQPTEPTPYRDHPPANKNNRAERSCYNEPGKAGRSAVGEDLGQAGSRKGRSEARSNQREKLQSCGDLSPGQLTVPPPQRRAKSLDRRTSESVMTPDLLNFKKGWMMKLDKEDQWRKCWFVLSADSLRYYKDSFAEENSDLEGEIDLTKCHNVSEYQVQRNYGFQIHTQKCVFTLSAMTAGIRRNWIQALMKNVHPSNAPDVASSLPVHRIPCSPTESLPLPKPDVTQDSSPSSEVPTETVQGPKQSHIHERRREGRSKTFDWTEFSPMALLASEQEVQQETKEPLRMEVGDLERKRRREERRRRYDSMLGFLVGWEMDCDRGGISPRSPRTHQKVQREIEQCWQQVERTAFRQEKTVPLYTESQGKDKEDMGILLETYHRRVEELKGQLAKSDHRRLELKAQLSTALGCQHHASLPLEAPMCPEDDLPSLKSLTDMYRETRELLQQQELKRQNIQEQLQEQLGLSLSSAPLEKHRSPGTHPSPPPSIWLHDTEGNLQELEDLFPDCPISVNTPVMSPTSDTELSSDSVPQNGSENRGQNLGSETSSQTQFENGSHQQTSIPESHTKSCAWSPDSLSMEETQERANSVRIDNLLCCETTRPTEEYVDPDQAIVMRRLSQEVELLSSQNEALNQHNQEMLNQLTEADREIERLNAELIAQYSGPQFLREAEQHSQTKVEGLEKELRRRDEQLQEAQSLLASMDQRLKETEVQLQLREDTFKDLGFPAEEDDDDDDEEEEAGEENINTHHLGEKEREHLQQCLQAMEAKQLELERQLQHTEQTCRELQAHNTQLREAERLYSQRAMEAEADIVRINEEVEKEWTVEKESGLRCSSEGKWQEEVILDSGEERVQQVVEGIRLMSRTLGRVAQVIDRSDMDVVKMPLDRKCVEVNQTVVRQLQLEEEFWGRLLNSLKVNPSQSNEDKLTDVILSQILEHMVVEKQTLLLAHSLFSHNKKDLNINTGGLDRMNGCRSLRDLDIIGNIAGESGSEMKEEDDDERIWNVYNQHNDTDDFISRHFTEITQERIFLLNQIASSVGASANDELQSLAQRLCHFHNVNEPRLASIHCTAMEAFSSYRLSRLNTLHKSQFQETQQGLLIASSPLMCSRCAGLLSENQQLGARLSVLERQGSSSVELGLTPLRQGEHIDSQQTATQLLDTASEQKTETPAMNAAGKMEVESPNQGVTAVEEVCRVRCAEVVEGDFLTNSIESPMIKVESRVDEVESRVDEVEIRVDEVESRVDEVESRVDEVEKGIQEVDTDKDVEERSTTEPHEEANTLGAEELEIVLSSLRGRVKDLEEQLSVMANIKAEHDGRMASLQLKHKEDIEKLKATYEHGFVTMEESQQRIVGELQHRHQQDLQRLQLDTDRLLEEETAATITAIEAMKNAHCAELKREIQRACHENNNAGDMNLGEICRQHSEELASCHRELEVLSQQYSLKCLESSHLSQALEAERQALCQCQQENQDLRTRNQELSGHLAAEITRLCSLAKQNTFPLSQERDVYELEISLRVKESEVQCLKQKITSLKDELQTAHRDKRYATETYKDIYTELSIMRAKAERDLGQLRENLRLAHKALGELSPAVDTDNNECQGR from the exons ATG GCCAAACCCATCTATGGAGGCTGGCTCTGCTTGGCTGCTGAGGGGACAGACTTTGACAATCCAATTCAGAGGTCAAGG AAATGGCAGCGACGATTCTTCATCCTGTATGAACATGGCAGCATGAGCTTTGCACTGGATGAGTTG ACAAGCACTCTGCCACAAGGAACAGTGAACATGAATCTGTGTACAGCGGTGATTGACGCAGAGCCTAAGACAGGTCAGAGGAACGCTTTGTGCATCATCACACCTGAACAGGAGTTCTTTATCCGGGGGGAGAACAAGGAGATCATCAATGG CTGGAGTGAACAACTAGTTGTTTACCCACGGACCTATAAGCAGAATCAGAATAAGAAACGTAAAGTAGAACCCACTACTTCCCAG GAGCCCAGCCCAGCAAAGATGGCTGCCACTGAGCCCAGTTTCTCAGTCATGAAAAGTGGTGACCCTCGCTCCAGCCTGTGGCAGGGAGAGCGGCCCAGTGGGGGTCCGGATGTGGCTCCTGTCTGGACAGTGACAGATACTGATCCCCTGGGCCTGGACGAGACCTCTGCAG GTCATGATCTCCACTACCTCCCTTCAGCCTCCAGTGACTCCCTGACCTTTGACAGTAGTCTGCGGCTCTCCAACGGCTCCTGTATCAGTAGCTCTGTGAGTTCCCTGGACTCTGTGGCTAGCGAGGGGACTGACACCAGCAGCAACAGCCAGCCCACAGAGCCTACGCCATACAGAGACCACCCACCTGCCAACAAGAACAACAGGGCAGAGAGAAG CTGCTACAATGAGCCAGGGAAGGCTGGGAGGAGTGCTGTGGGAGAGGACCTGGGTCAGGCTGGATCCAGGAAGGGCAGGAGTGAAGCTCGCAGCAACCAGAGAGAG AAACTGCAGTCGTGTGGAGATCTAAGCCCAGGTCAACTCACCGTCCCTCCTCCTCAGAGAAGAGCTAAGTCACTGGACCGCAGGACTTCGGAGTCTGTCATGACT CCTGATTTGCTGAACTTCAAGAAAGGGTGGATGATGAAACTGGATAAGGAGGATCAG TGGAGGAAATGCTGGTTTGTGCTGTCAGCTGACAGTCTGAGGTACTACAAGGATTCCTTCGCAGAGGAG AACTCAGATCTAGAGGGGGAGATTGACTTGACCAAGTGTCATAATGTCTCAGAGTACCAGGTCCAGAGGAACTACGGCTTTCAGATCCAT ACCCAGAAGTGTGTCTTTACTCTGTCAGCCATGACTGCAGGGATACGGAGAAACTGGATCCAGGCCCTCATGAAGAATGTCCATCCATCTAACGCTCCTGATGTAGCCAG CAGCTTGCCAGTCCATCGCATCCCTTGCAGCCCAACAGAGTCCCTGCCCCTCCCTAAGCCAGACGTGACCCAggactcctccccctcctccgaGGTCCCTACAGAGACAGTCCAGGGGCCCAAACAGAGCCACATCCATGAGAGGAGACGTGAAGGGCGCTCCAAGACCTTTGACTGGACTGAGTTCAGCCCTATGGCCCTGCTAGCCTCTGAGCAGGAGGTGCAGCAGGAAACAAAGGAGCCTCTTCGGATGGAGGTAGGGGatctggagaggaagaggaggcgagaggagaggaggaggaggtatgacAGCATGCTAGGCTTCCTTGTGGGCTGGGAGATGGACTGTGACAGAGGAGGTATCAGTCCCAGGTCACCCAGGACTCACCAGAAGGTGCAAAGGGAGATTGAACAGTGCTGGCAGCAGGTGGAAAGGACTGCCTTTAGACAGGAGAAGACTGTTCCATTGTACACTGAGTCCCAGGGCAAGGATAAAGAGGATATGGGGATTCTACTGGAGACCTACCACAGGAGG GTAGAGGAGTTGAAGGGCCAGTTGGCAAAGTCAGACCATCGCAGGCTTGAGCTGAAGGCTCAGTTGAGCACTGCATTAGGATGCCAGCATCATGCCTCCCTGCCG CTTGAGGCCCCAATGTGCCCAGAAGATGATCTTCCCTCTTTGAAAAGCCTGACTGACATGTACAGGGAGACCAGAGAGCTCCTCCAGCAACAGGAGCTGAAGAGACAGAACATACAGGAGCAGCTCCAGGAGCAGCTTGGCCTGTCCCTGTCATCAGCCCCTCTGGAGAAACACCGCTCCCCTGGAACTcacccatcaccaccacccagcATCTGGCTGCATGACACCGAGGGAAACCTCCAGGAGCTGGAGGATCTGTTCCCTGACTGCCCTATATCAGTAAACACACCTGTCATGTCACCAACCTCAGACACAGAACTCTCATCTGACTCTGTGCCTCAGAATGGAAGTGAGAACAGAGGGCAAAACTTGGGCAGTGAAACTAGCTCTCAGACACAGTTTGAAAATGGAAGCCATCAACAGACATCGATTCCAGAATCACACACAAAAAGTTGTGCATGGAGCCCAGATTCACTGAGCATGGAGGAAACTCAGGAAAGAGCCAACAGCGTGAGAATAGACAACCTACTATGCTGTGAGACAACCAGGCCCACAGAGGAGTACGTAGACCCAGATCAGGCCATCGTGATGAGGAGACTATCCCAGGAGGTAGAGCTGCTCAGCAGCCAGAACGAGGCCCTCAACCAGCACAACCAGGAGATGCTCAACCAGctgacagaggcagacagagagatagagagactgaATGCAGAGCTTATCGCTCAGTACAGTGGGCCTCAGTTCCTCCGTGAGGCAGAGCAGCACAGCCAGACCAAAGTGGAAGGCCTGGAGAAGGAGCTGCGCAGGAGAGATGAGCAGCTCCAGGAGGCCCAGTCCCTACTAGCCTCAATGGACCAGCGTCTGAAGGAGACAGAGGTACAGCTGCAGCTCAGGGAGGACACTTTCAAAGACCTGGGCTTCCCAGCagaagaggatgatgatgatgatgatgaagaggaggaagctGGGGAAGAGAATATCAACACACACCACCTTGGAGAGAAGGAGCGGGAACACCTTCAACAGTGTCTGCAGGCCATGGAGGCCAAGCAATTAGAACTAGAGAGACAGCTCCAGCACACAGAACAGACCTGCAGGGAGCTGCAGGCCCACAACACACAACTCAGAGAGGCTGAGAGGTTGTACAGCCAGAGAGCCATGGAGGCAGAGGCTGACATTGTAAGGATTAATGAGGAAGTAGAGAAGGAATGGACGGTAGAGAAAGAAAGTGGATTGAGGTGTAGCAGTGAAGGCAAATGGCAGGAGGAGGTAATATTGGATTCAGGTGAAGAAAGGGTTCAGCAAGTGGTGGAAGGGATAAGGTTGATGTCCAGAACCTTAGGGAGAGTAGCGCAGGTGATTGACAGGTCAGATATGGATGTGGTAAAGATGCCATTAGATAGAAAGTGTGTGGAGGTGAACCAGACAGTGGTCAGGCAGCTTCAGTTAGAGGAGGAGTTTTGGGGAAGGCTGTTGAACAGTTTGAAGGTCAACCCATCCCAGTCCAATGAGGATAAACTCACAGATGTGATTCTAAGTCAGATTTTAGAACACATGGTAGTGGAAAAGCAGACGCTCCTCCTAGCTCATAGTCTTTTCTCTCATAATAAGAAAGATTTAAACATAAACACTGGAGGCCTGGACAGGATGAATGGATGCAGGTCTTTGAGAGACCTGGACATCATTGGAAACATAGCAGGTGAATCAGGTTCAGAAATGAAAGAGGAAGATGATGATGAGAGGATATGGAATGTGTACAACCAGCATAATGACACCGATGACTTCATAAGCCGACATTTCACAGAGATCACACAGGAGAGAATTTTCCTGCTCAACCAAATCGCCTCCTCAGTCGGAGCCTCGGCCAATGACGAGCTCCAGTCCCTGGCACAAAGACTTTGTCATTTCCACAATGTAAATGAGCCCCGGTTAGCTTCCATACACTGCACCGCCATGGAAGCCTTCTCATCCTATCGTCTCAGTAGGCTTAACACTCTACACAAGAGCCAATTTCAAGAGACTCAACAGGGACTGCTCATTGCTTCTTCTCCTTTGATGTGCAGCAGATGTGCTGGGCTGCTGAGTGAAAACCAGCAGCTTGGGGCCAGACTGTCAGTCCTGGAGAGACAGGGGAGTTCCTCAGTGGAATTAGGGTTGACCCCCCTGAGGCAGGGAGAACACATAGACTCACAGCAAACAGCCACACAGCTACTAGACACTGCAAGTGAGCAGAAGACAGAGACGCCTGCAATGAATGCTGCAGGTAAAATGGAGGTGGAAAGCCCAAACCAGGGAGTGACTGCAGTAGAGGAAGTGTGCAGGGTTAGGTGTGCAGAAGTGGTGGAGGGTGACTTCCTGACCAACAGCATTGAGAGTCCAATGATAAAGGTAGAGAGTAGGGTAGATGAGGTAGAGAGTAGGGTAGATGAGGTAGAGATTAGGGTAGATGAGGTAGAGAGTAGGGTAGATGAGGTAGAGAGTAGGGTAGATGAGGTAGAGAAAGGAATCCAGGAAGTTGATACTGATAAggatgtagaggagaggagcacTACTGAACCCCATGAAGAAGCAAACACTCTGGGGGCGGAGGAGCTGGAGATTGTGTTATCATCACTGAGAGGTCGTGTGAAGGATCTGGAGGAGCAGCTGTCTGTCATGGCCAACATTAAAGCAGAGCATGATGGGAGAATGGCATCTCTCCAGCTGAAACATAAGGAGGACATAGAAAAGCTAAAG GCCACATATGAGCATGGATTTGTCACCATGGAGGAGTCCCAGCAGAGGATCGTGGGGGAACTGCAGCACAGACATCAGCAGGACCTGCAGCGCCTGCAGttagacacagacagactgctggaggaggagACGGCTGCTACTATCACAG CAATTGAAGCAATGAAGAACGCTCACTGTGCCGAACtcaagagagagatacagagggcaTGCCATGAAAACAACAATGCAGGAGACATGAACCTTGGAGAAATATGCAGGCAACACAG tgaggagCTGGCCTCCTGTCACAGGGAGCTGGAGGTGTTGTCCCAGCAGTACTCTCTAAAGTGTCTGGAGAGCTCCCACCTGAGCCAGGCCctggaggcagagagacaggctctGTGTCAGTGTCAGCAGGAGAACCAGGACCTCAGAACTCGCAACCAG GAGCTGAGTGGCCATCTAGCTGCAGAGATCACCAGACTTTGCTCTCTGGCCAAGCAGAACACCTTCCCTCTTAGTCAGGAGAGAGATGTGTATGAGCTGGAG ATCTCCCTGCGTGTGAAGGAGTCAGAGGTGCAGTGCCTCAAGCAGAAGATCACCTCGCTCAAGGATGAACTCCAGACAGCCCACAGG GATAAGAGGTATGCAACAGAGACGTACAAGGACATCTACACAGAGCTAAGCATCATGAGGGCCAAGGCAGAGAGAGACCTGGGACAGCTCAGGGAGAACCTGAGGTTGGCCCACAAAGCACTAGGAGAGCTCTCACCTGCAGTGGACACAGATAATAATG
- the LOC115202827 gene encoding myosin phosphatase Rho-interacting protein isoform X1, with the protein MSGQKSANPCNKFQANIFYKSKCQNCFKSRELHLPTDHGKDQAKPIYGGWLCLAAEGTDFDNPIQRSRKWQRRFFILYEHGSMSFALDELTSTLPQGTVNMNLCTAVIDAEPKTGQRNALCIITPEQEFFIRGENKEIINGWSEQLVVYPRTYKQNQNKKRKVEPTTSQEPSPAKMAATEPSFSVMKSGDPRSSLWQGERPSGGPDVAPVWTVTDTDPLGLDETSAGHDLHYLPSASSDSLTFDSSLRLSNGSCISSSVSSLDSVASEGTDTSSNSQPTEPTPYRDHPPANKNNRAERSCYNEPGKAGRSAVGEDLGQAGSRKGRSEARSNQREKLQSCGDLSPGQLTVPPPQRRAKSLDRRTSESVMTPDLLNFKKGWMMKLDKEDQWRKCWFVLSADSLRYYKDSFAEENSDLEGEIDLTKCHNVSEYQVQRNYGFQIHTQKCVFTLSAMTAGIRRNWIQALMKNVHPSNAPDVASSLPVHRIPCSPTESLPLPKPDVTQDSSPSSEVPTETVQGPKQSHIHERRREGRSKTFDWTEFSPMALLASEQEVQQETKEPLRMEVGDLERKRRREERRRRYDSMLGFLVGWEMDCDRGGISPRSPRTHQKVQREIEQCWQQVERTAFRQEKTVPLYTESQGKDKEDMGILLETYHRRVEELKGQLAKSDHRRLELKAQLSTALGCQHHASLPLEAPMCPEDDLPSLKSLTDMYRETRELLQQQELKRQNIQEQLQEQLGLSLSSAPLEKHRSPGTHPSPPPSIWLHDTEGNLQELEDLFPDCPISVNTPVMSPTSDTELSSDSVPQNGSENRGQNLGSETSSQTQFENGSHQQTSIPESHTKSCAWSPDSLSMEETQERANSVRIDNLLCCETTRPTEEYVDPDQAIVMRRLSQEVELLSSQNEALNQHNQEMLNQLTEADREIERLNAELIAQYSGPQFLREAEQHSQTKVEGLEKELRRRDEQLQEAQSLLASMDQRLKETEVQLQLREDTFKDLGFPAEEDDDDDDEEEEAGEENINTHHLGEKEREHLQQCLQAMEAKQLELERQLQHTEQTCRELQAHNTQLREAERLYSQRAMEAEADIVRINEEVEKEWTVEKESGLRCSSEGKWQEEVILDSGEERVQQVVEGIRLMSRTLGRVAQVIDRSDMDVVKMPLDRKCVEVNQTVVRQLQLEEEFWGRLLNSLKVNPSQSNEDKLTDVILSQILEHMVVEKQTLLLAHSLFSHNKKDLNINTGGLDRMNGCRSLRDLDIIGNIAGESGSEMKEEDDDERIWNVYNQHNDTDDFISRHFTEITQERIFLLNQIASSVGASANDELQSLAQRLCHFHNVNEPRLASIHCTAMEAFSSYRLSRLNTLHKSQFQETQQGLLIASSPLMCSRCAGLLSENQQLGARLSVLERQGSSSVELGLTPLRQGEHIDSQQTATQLLDTASEQKTETPAMNAAGKMEVESPNQGVTAVEEVCRVRCAEVVEGDFLTNSIESPMIKVESRVDEVESRVDEVEIRVDEVESRVDEVESRVDEVEKGIQEVDTDKDVEERSTTEPHEEANTLGAEELEIVLSSLRGRVKDLEEQLSVMANIKAEHDGRMASLQLKHKEDIEKLKATYEHGFVTMEESQQRIVGELQHRHQQDLQRLQLDTDRLLEEETAATITAIEAMKNAHCAELKREIQRACHENNNAGDMNLGEICRQHSEELASCHRELEVLSQQYSLKCLESSHLSQALEAERQALCQCQQENQDLRTRNQELSGHLAAEITRLCSLAKQNTFPLSQERDVYELEISLRVKESEVQCLKQKITSLKDELQTAHRDKRYATETYKDIYTELSIMRAKAERDLGQLRENLRLAHKALGELSPAVDTDNNECQGR; encoded by the exons ATGTCTGGACAAAAGAGTGCGAATCCGTGTAATAAATTCCAAGCgaacattttttataaaagtaAATGTCAGAACTGCTTCAAGTCTCGGGAGCTGCATCTTCCAACTGATCATGGTAAGGACCAG GCCAAACCCATCTATGGAGGCTGGCTCTGCTTGGCTGCTGAGGGGACAGACTTTGACAATCCAATTCAGAGGTCAAGG AAATGGCAGCGACGATTCTTCATCCTGTATGAACATGGCAGCATGAGCTTTGCACTGGATGAGTTG ACAAGCACTCTGCCACAAGGAACAGTGAACATGAATCTGTGTACAGCGGTGATTGACGCAGAGCCTAAGACAGGTCAGAGGAACGCTTTGTGCATCATCACACCTGAACAGGAGTTCTTTATCCGGGGGGAGAACAAGGAGATCATCAATGG CTGGAGTGAACAACTAGTTGTTTACCCACGGACCTATAAGCAGAATCAGAATAAGAAACGTAAAGTAGAACCCACTACTTCCCAG GAGCCCAGCCCAGCAAAGATGGCTGCCACTGAGCCCAGTTTCTCAGTCATGAAAAGTGGTGACCCTCGCTCCAGCCTGTGGCAGGGAGAGCGGCCCAGTGGGGGTCCGGATGTGGCTCCTGTCTGGACAGTGACAGATACTGATCCCCTGGGCCTGGACGAGACCTCTGCAG GTCATGATCTCCACTACCTCCCTTCAGCCTCCAGTGACTCCCTGACCTTTGACAGTAGTCTGCGGCTCTCCAACGGCTCCTGTATCAGTAGCTCTGTGAGTTCCCTGGACTCTGTGGCTAGCGAGGGGACTGACACCAGCAGCAACAGCCAGCCCACAGAGCCTACGCCATACAGAGACCACCCACCTGCCAACAAGAACAACAGGGCAGAGAGAAG CTGCTACAATGAGCCAGGGAAGGCTGGGAGGAGTGCTGTGGGAGAGGACCTGGGTCAGGCTGGATCCAGGAAGGGCAGGAGTGAAGCTCGCAGCAACCAGAGAGAG AAACTGCAGTCGTGTGGAGATCTAAGCCCAGGTCAACTCACCGTCCCTCCTCCTCAGAGAAGAGCTAAGTCACTGGACCGCAGGACTTCGGAGTCTGTCATGACT CCTGATTTGCTGAACTTCAAGAAAGGGTGGATGATGAAACTGGATAAGGAGGATCAG TGGAGGAAATGCTGGTTTGTGCTGTCAGCTGACAGTCTGAGGTACTACAAGGATTCCTTCGCAGAGGAG AACTCAGATCTAGAGGGGGAGATTGACTTGACCAAGTGTCATAATGTCTCAGAGTACCAGGTCCAGAGGAACTACGGCTTTCAGATCCAT ACCCAGAAGTGTGTCTTTACTCTGTCAGCCATGACTGCAGGGATACGGAGAAACTGGATCCAGGCCCTCATGAAGAATGTCCATCCATCTAACGCTCCTGATGTAGCCAG CAGCTTGCCAGTCCATCGCATCCCTTGCAGCCCAACAGAGTCCCTGCCCCTCCCTAAGCCAGACGTGACCCAggactcctccccctcctccgaGGTCCCTACAGAGACAGTCCAGGGGCCCAAACAGAGCCACATCCATGAGAGGAGACGTGAAGGGCGCTCCAAGACCTTTGACTGGACTGAGTTCAGCCCTATGGCCCTGCTAGCCTCTGAGCAGGAGGTGCAGCAGGAAACAAAGGAGCCTCTTCGGATGGAGGTAGGGGatctggagaggaagaggaggcgagaggagaggaggaggaggtatgacAGCATGCTAGGCTTCCTTGTGGGCTGGGAGATGGACTGTGACAGAGGAGGTATCAGTCCCAGGTCACCCAGGACTCACCAGAAGGTGCAAAGGGAGATTGAACAGTGCTGGCAGCAGGTGGAAAGGACTGCCTTTAGACAGGAGAAGACTGTTCCATTGTACACTGAGTCCCAGGGCAAGGATAAAGAGGATATGGGGATTCTACTGGAGACCTACCACAGGAGG GTAGAGGAGTTGAAGGGCCAGTTGGCAAAGTCAGACCATCGCAGGCTTGAGCTGAAGGCTCAGTTGAGCACTGCATTAGGATGCCAGCATCATGCCTCCCTGCCG CTTGAGGCCCCAATGTGCCCAGAAGATGATCTTCCCTCTTTGAAAAGCCTGACTGACATGTACAGGGAGACCAGAGAGCTCCTCCAGCAACAGGAGCTGAAGAGACAGAACATACAGGAGCAGCTCCAGGAGCAGCTTGGCCTGTCCCTGTCATCAGCCCCTCTGGAGAAACACCGCTCCCCTGGAACTcacccatcaccaccacccagcATCTGGCTGCATGACACCGAGGGAAACCTCCAGGAGCTGGAGGATCTGTTCCCTGACTGCCCTATATCAGTAAACACACCTGTCATGTCACCAACCTCAGACACAGAACTCTCATCTGACTCTGTGCCTCAGAATGGAAGTGAGAACAGAGGGCAAAACTTGGGCAGTGAAACTAGCTCTCAGACACAGTTTGAAAATGGAAGCCATCAACAGACATCGATTCCAGAATCACACACAAAAAGTTGTGCATGGAGCCCAGATTCACTGAGCATGGAGGAAACTCAGGAAAGAGCCAACAGCGTGAGAATAGACAACCTACTATGCTGTGAGACAACCAGGCCCACAGAGGAGTACGTAGACCCAGATCAGGCCATCGTGATGAGGAGACTATCCCAGGAGGTAGAGCTGCTCAGCAGCCAGAACGAGGCCCTCAACCAGCACAACCAGGAGATGCTCAACCAGctgacagaggcagacagagagatagagagactgaATGCAGAGCTTATCGCTCAGTACAGTGGGCCTCAGTTCCTCCGTGAGGCAGAGCAGCACAGCCAGACCAAAGTGGAAGGCCTGGAGAAGGAGCTGCGCAGGAGAGATGAGCAGCTCCAGGAGGCCCAGTCCCTACTAGCCTCAATGGACCAGCGTCTGAAGGAGACAGAGGTACAGCTGCAGCTCAGGGAGGACACTTTCAAAGACCTGGGCTTCCCAGCagaagaggatgatgatgatgatgatgaagaggaggaagctGGGGAAGAGAATATCAACACACACCACCTTGGAGAGAAGGAGCGGGAACACCTTCAACAGTGTCTGCAGGCCATGGAGGCCAAGCAATTAGAACTAGAGAGACAGCTCCAGCACACAGAACAGACCTGCAGGGAGCTGCAGGCCCACAACACACAACTCAGAGAGGCTGAGAGGTTGTACAGCCAGAGAGCCATGGAGGCAGAGGCTGACATTGTAAGGATTAATGAGGAAGTAGAGAAGGAATGGACGGTAGAGAAAGAAAGTGGATTGAGGTGTAGCAGTGAAGGCAAATGGCAGGAGGAGGTAATATTGGATTCAGGTGAAGAAAGGGTTCAGCAAGTGGTGGAAGGGATAAGGTTGATGTCCAGAACCTTAGGGAGAGTAGCGCAGGTGATTGACAGGTCAGATATGGATGTGGTAAAGATGCCATTAGATAGAAAGTGTGTGGAGGTGAACCAGACAGTGGTCAGGCAGCTTCAGTTAGAGGAGGAGTTTTGGGGAAGGCTGTTGAACAGTTTGAAGGTCAACCCATCCCAGTCCAATGAGGATAAACTCACAGATGTGATTCTAAGTCAGATTTTAGAACACATGGTAGTGGAAAAGCAGACGCTCCTCCTAGCTCATAGTCTTTTCTCTCATAATAAGAAAGATTTAAACATAAACACTGGAGGCCTGGACAGGATGAATGGATGCAGGTCTTTGAGAGACCTGGACATCATTGGAAACATAGCAGGTGAATCAGGTTCAGAAATGAAAGAGGAAGATGATGATGAGAGGATATGGAATGTGTACAACCAGCATAATGACACCGATGACTTCATAAGCCGACATTTCACAGAGATCACACAGGAGAGAATTTTCCTGCTCAACCAAATCGCCTCCTCAGTCGGAGCCTCGGCCAATGACGAGCTCCAGTCCCTGGCACAAAGACTTTGTCATTTCCACAATGTAAATGAGCCCCGGTTAGCTTCCATACACTGCACCGCCATGGAAGCCTTCTCATCCTATCGTCTCAGTAGGCTTAACACTCTACACAAGAGCCAATTTCAAGAGACTCAACAGGGACTGCTCATTGCTTCTTCTCCTTTGATGTGCAGCAGATGTGCTGGGCTGCTGAGTGAAAACCAGCAGCTTGGGGCCAGACTGTCAGTCCTGGAGAGACAGGGGAGTTCCTCAGTGGAATTAGGGTTGACCCCCCTGAGGCAGGGAGAACACATAGACTCACAGCAAACAGCCACACAGCTACTAGACACTGCAAGTGAGCAGAAGACAGAGACGCCTGCAATGAATGCTGCAGGTAAAATGGAGGTGGAAAGCCCAAACCAGGGAGTGACTGCAGTAGAGGAAGTGTGCAGGGTTAGGTGTGCAGAAGTGGTGGAGGGTGACTTCCTGACCAACAGCATTGAGAGTCCAATGATAAAGGTAGAGAGTAGGGTAGATGAGGTAGAGAGTAGGGTAGATGAGGTAGAGATTAGGGTAGATGAGGTAGAGAGTAGGGTAGATGAGGTAGAGAGTAGGGTAGATGAGGTAGAGAAAGGAATCCAGGAAGTTGATACTGATAAggatgtagaggagaggagcacTACTGAACCCCATGAAGAAGCAAACACTCTGGGGGCGGAGGAGCTGGAGATTGTGTTATCATCACTGAGAGGTCGTGTGAAGGATCTGGAGGAGCAGCTGTCTGTCATGGCCAACATTAAAGCAGAGCATGATGGGAGAATGGCATCTCTCCAGCTGAAACATAAGGAGGACATAGAAAAGCTAAAG GCCACATATGAGCATGGATTTGTCACCATGGAGGAGTCCCAGCAGAGGATCGTGGGGGAACTGCAGCACAGACATCAGCAGGACCTGCAGCGCCTGCAGttagacacagacagactgctggaggaggagACGGCTGCTACTATCACAG CAATTGAAGCAATGAAGAACGCTCACTGTGCCGAACtcaagagagagatacagagggcaTGCCATGAAAACAACAATGCAGGAGACATGAACCTTGGAGAAATATGCAGGCAACACAG tgaggagCTGGCCTCCTGTCACAGGGAGCTGGAGGTGTTGTCCCAGCAGTACTCTCTAAAGTGTCTGGAGAGCTCCCACCTGAGCCAGGCCctggaggcagagagacaggctctGTGTCAGTGTCAGCAGGAGAACCAGGACCTCAGAACTCGCAACCAG GAGCTGAGTGGCCATCTAGCTGCAGAGATCACCAGACTTTGCTCTCTGGCCAAGCAGAACACCTTCCCTCTTAGTCAGGAGAGAGATGTGTATGAGCTGGAG ATCTCCCTGCGTGTGAAGGAGTCAGAGGTGCAGTGCCTCAAGCAGAAGATCACCTCGCTCAAGGATGAACTCCAGACAGCCCACAGG GATAAGAGGTATGCAACAGAGACGTACAAGGACATCTACACAGAGCTAAGCATCATGAGGGCCAAGGCAGAGAGAGACCTGGGACAGCTCAGGGAGAACCTGAGGTTGGCCCACAAAGCACTAGGAGAGCTCTCACCTGCAGTGGACACAGATAATAATG